The Microbacterium sulfonylureivorans region GCACGATCACGCGAACGCCTCCGAGGGCGGCATCCGCGGGGCGAGCAATCGCCGGCTGCTCGCGCTCTCGCTCGCGATCACGACGGTCGTCATGATCGTCCAGGTCGTCGGCGCCGCACTCTCGGGATCGCTCGCGCTGCTCGCCGACGCCGCGCACATGTTCACGGATGCCGCGGCCCTCGTCATCGCGCTGGTGGCCACGTCCGTGGCGGCGCGGCCGGCGAACGACCGCCGAACGTTCGGGTATCAGCGCGCCGAGGTCTTCGGGGCGCTCGTGAACGGCGTGATCCTCATCGTGCTGTCCGTGTGGGTCGCGGTGGAGGGAGTGCAGCGCCTCCTCGATCCGGGCGAGGTCGAGGTCGCCGGCGGACTCATGCTGGCGGTGGCCGTCGTCGGGCTGATCGCGAACGGGGTCGCGATGTGGCTGCTGAGCTCGGCCCAGCGGCGCAGCATCAACGTGCGCGGCGCGTACCTCGAGGTGCTGGGCGATCTGATCGGCTCTGCGATGGTCATCGTCGCTGCGATCGTGATCGTCACGACGGGGTGGGTGCAGGCCGACGCGATCGCATCGCTCGTGATCGCCGCCATGATCATCCCGCGCGCGATCGGCCTGCTGCGCGAGGTCGTGTCGGTGCTCGCCGAATCCGCACCACAGGGCACGCACGTGCGCGACATCCGTGAGCACATCCTCTCGACTCCCGGCGTGGTCGACGTCCACGACGTGCACGTATGGCAGCTCACCCGCGGCGCGCCCGTCTTCACCGCCCACGTGGTGGTCGACGACGCCGCGATGCGCGACGGGAGCGCCTCGGGCATTCTGAGCACGCTCCAGTCGTGCCTCTCCGAGCACTTCGACGTCGAGCACTCGACGTTCCAGCTCGAGCCCGCGGGGCACGTCGAGCACGACGCCCACGCCTGACCCGCCGGCTCAGTCCTCACGACGGACGGCGTCGGGGCTCTTGTCGGGTCGCAGCCCCCGCCAGCGGGAGTGGCGGAGGATGCCGCCGGGAGTGAACTCGCCGTACTCGACCTCGCCGACGAGCTCTGGTCGCACCCACAGCGCGTCGCTCGCGTCGAGTGCCGGCACGCCGACCATGGGGTTGTCGTCGGTGCGCAGCGGCGTGAGCTTCCTCAGCAGCGTCGCGAGCGTCGAATCGCTGAACCCGCTGCCCACGCGACCGGCGTACTGCAGGCCGTCGGGGCCGGGGATGCCGAGGAGCAGCGAGCCGAACGTGCCGCTGCGCCCGCCCTTGCCGGGACGGATCCCGGCGATCACGACCTCCTGCGTGCGGGTGTGCTTGACCTTCAGCCACGACTCCGAGCGACCGCCCCGCACGTAGCGCGAGCCCGGGTCCTTCACGACGATCCCCTCGAGCCGCAGCCGCGCGCTGG contains the following coding sequences:
- a CDS encoding cation diffusion facilitator family transporter, with the translated sequence MHDHANASEGGIRGASNRRLLALSLAITTVVMIVQVVGAALSGSLALLADAAHMFTDAAALVIALVATSVAARPANDRRTFGYQRAEVFGALVNGVILIVLSVWVAVEGVQRLLDPGEVEVAGGLMLAVAVVGLIANGVAMWLLSSAQRRSINVRGAYLEVLGDLIGSAMVIVAAIVIVTTGWVQADAIASLVIAAMIIPRAIGLLREVVSVLAESAPQGTHVRDIREHILSTPGVVDVHDVHVWQLTRGAPVFTAHVVVDDAAMRDGSASGILSTLQSCLSEHFDVEHSTFQLEPAGHVEHDAHA